From a region of the Microterricola gilva genome:
- a CDS encoding acyl-CoA carboxylase subunit beta — protein MYTTAGKLADLKRRYHEAVTASGEAAIAKQHAKGKMTARERIEQLLDPGSFVELDEFVRHRTHAFGMEAKRPYGDAVVTGTGTIHGRQVAVYSQDFTIFGGSLGEVAGEKIIKVMDLALKTGVPIIGILDSGGARIQEGVVALGKYGEIFRRNTAASGVIPQISIICGPAAGGAVYSPALTDFVIMVDKTSQMFVTGPDVIKTVTGEDVGMEELGGALTHNKISGVSHYLASDEPDALDYARTLISFLPDNNMAELPVYESHVELEVTDADRKLNTIIPDSPNQPYDMKTVIEHVVDNGDFLEVQPLFAPNIVVGFARVEGRSVGIIANQPNAMAGTLNIDAGEKASRFVRFCDAFSIPILTLVDVPGYLPGTDQEWTGVIRRGAKLLYAYAEATVPLVTVITRKAYGGAYIVMGSKQLGADINLAWPTAEIAVMGGQGAVNILYRPELKRAEEAGEDVAAVRTKLANEYTYNVASPFLAAERGELDGVIEPAATRVAVVKALRALRTKRASLPPKKHGNIPL, from the coding sequence ATGTACACGACGGCGGGCAAGCTCGCCGACCTGAAGCGTCGTTACCACGAAGCCGTGACGGCCAGCGGCGAGGCCGCGATCGCCAAGCAGCACGCCAAGGGAAAGATGACGGCGCGCGAGCGCATCGAGCAGTTGCTCGACCCCGGCTCCTTCGTCGAGCTCGACGAGTTCGTGCGCCACCGCACGCACGCGTTCGGTATGGAGGCCAAGCGTCCATACGGCGACGCCGTCGTGACCGGAACCGGCACCATCCACGGCCGCCAGGTTGCCGTGTACTCGCAGGACTTCACGATCTTCGGCGGCTCGCTCGGCGAGGTCGCGGGCGAGAAGATCATCAAGGTGATGGACCTGGCGCTGAAGACCGGTGTTCCCATCATCGGCATCCTCGACTCCGGCGGAGCCCGCATCCAGGAGGGCGTCGTCGCCCTCGGCAAGTACGGTGAGATCTTCCGCCGCAACACAGCCGCCTCCGGCGTCATCCCCCAGATCTCCATCATCTGCGGCCCGGCCGCCGGTGGAGCCGTCTACTCCCCCGCACTCACCGACTTCGTCATCATGGTCGACAAGACCAGCCAGATGTTCGTCACCGGCCCCGACGTCATCAAGACCGTCACCGGCGAGGACGTCGGCATGGAGGAGCTCGGCGGTGCGCTCACGCACAACAAGATCTCCGGCGTCTCGCACTACCTCGCCAGCGACGAGCCGGACGCGCTCGACTACGCGCGCACGCTGATCAGCTTCCTGCCTGACAACAACATGGCCGAGCTGCCCGTCTACGAGAGCCACGTCGAGCTCGAGGTGACGGATGCCGATCGCAAGCTGAACACGATCATCCCCGATTCGCCCAACCAGCCCTACGACATGAAGACCGTGATCGAGCACGTCGTCGACAACGGCGACTTCCTCGAGGTGCAGCCGTTGTTCGCGCCGAACATCGTCGTCGGATTCGCCAGGGTCGAGGGACGCTCGGTCGGCATCATCGCCAACCAGCCCAACGCCATGGCCGGCACGCTCAACATCGACGCCGGCGAAAAGGCCAGCCGATTCGTGCGCTTCTGCGACGCCTTCTCGATCCCGATCCTCACCCTCGTCGACGTCCCCGGCTACCTGCCGGGCACCGACCAGGAGTGGACCGGCGTGATCCGGCGCGGCGCGAAGCTGCTCTACGCCTACGCCGAGGCGACCGTTCCCCTCGTGACCGTCATCACCCGCAAGGCATACGGCGGAGCGTACATCGTGATGGGCTCGAAGCAGCTCGGTGCCGACATCAACCTCGCCTGGCCAACTGCCGAGATCGCGGTGATGGGCGGCCAGGGTGCAGTCAACATCCTGTACCGCCCCGAGCTCAAGCGTGCAGAGGAGGCGGGCGAAGACGTCGCGGCCGTGCGCACCAAGCTCGCCAACGAGTACACCTACAACGTGGCCAGCCCGTTCCTCGCCGCGGAGCGCGGCGAGCTGGACGGCGTCATCGAGCCGGCCGCGACGCGCGTCGCCGTGGTCAAGGCCCTGCGCGCCCTCCGCACCAAGCGTGCCAGCCTGCCGCCCAAGAAGCACGGGAACATCCCGCTCTGA
- a CDS encoding LCP family protein — MSAYPSFANASSAASPMRFPDAGSSTVMTRRAWWLVVLNFLIPGSPQVLAGNRRLGRFGLGCTLTLWALAVLALVVWLIWPDTLLTVATNSITLWIAALLLVFYAVVWVVLSLDTLRLVRLVRTKPSARGWIAGLTTIAMIALSGTAAYGAFVATTTSSFLSSVFVAGPTEDPIDGRYNILLLGADTGADREGTRPDSISVVSIDAETGQAVTIGLPRDMKYFPFPEGSPLAAVYPEGYGAIDGCEVGEPDGCQLNWVYSEVDLVSPEMYPNAVNEGSEPGVEGMRSAAEGITGLTIQYYALVDMQGFSDLIDALGGVTINVPEDVPIHADETFTTVAEWIPAGEQHLDGYHALWYARSRHDTSDYDRMARQRQLQDAVLQQFNPANVLSKFQEIAKAGTKVVNTDIPQSMLGYFTQLAMKTKELPMINVELVPDNGVDPLDPDYDYIRQLIAEALAPPPTEEPAPAE, encoded by the coding sequence ATGAGTGCCTACCCGAGTTTTGCCAACGCATCGAGTGCCGCGAGCCCGATGCGCTTCCCGGATGCCGGTTCCTCGACCGTCATGACGCGGCGCGCCTGGTGGCTCGTCGTCCTCAACTTCCTGATTCCAGGCTCCCCGCAGGTGCTGGCGGGCAACCGCAGGCTCGGCCGCTTCGGGCTGGGATGCACGCTCACGCTGTGGGCGCTGGCTGTGCTCGCCCTCGTCGTCTGGCTGATCTGGCCGGACACGCTGCTCACGGTCGCCACGAACTCGATCACGCTGTGGATCGCCGCGCTGCTCCTCGTCTTCTATGCCGTGGTCTGGGTCGTGCTCTCGCTCGACACCCTGCGCCTGGTGCGACTCGTGCGCACCAAGCCCTCTGCGCGCGGCTGGATCGCCGGTCTCACCACCATCGCGATGATCGCGCTCTCCGGCACCGCGGCCTACGGCGCGTTCGTGGCGACGACGACGAGCAGCTTCCTGTCGTCGGTCTTCGTCGCCGGCCCGACTGAGGACCCGATCGACGGGCGCTACAACATCCTGCTCCTCGGCGCAGACACCGGTGCCGACCGCGAGGGCACCCGACCGGACAGCATCTCGGTCGTCAGCATCGACGCCGAGACCGGCCAGGCCGTGACGATCGGCCTGCCTCGCGACATGAAGTACTTCCCGTTCCCAGAGGGTTCACCGCTCGCGGCCGTGTACCCGGAGGGTTACGGCGCGATCGACGGCTGCGAGGTCGGCGAACCAGACGGCTGCCAGCTCAACTGGGTGTACAGCGAGGTCGACCTCGTGAGCCCCGAGATGTACCCGAACGCCGTCAACGAGGGCAGCGAGCCCGGCGTCGAGGGCATGCGTTCAGCGGCAGAGGGCATCACGGGTCTCACGATCCAGTACTACGCGCTCGTGGACATGCAGGGCTTCTCCGACCTGATCGACGCCCTCGGCGGCGTGACGATCAACGTGCCGGAGGACGTGCCCATCCACGCCGACGAGACCTTCACGACGGTCGCCGAGTGGATCCCGGCCGGCGAGCAGCACCTGGACGGCTACCACGCGCTCTGGTACGCGCGCTCCCGCCACGACACCAGCGACTATGACCGCATGGCCAGGCAGCGTCAGCTGCAGGATGCCGTGCTGCAGCAGTTCAACCCGGCCAATGTGCTCTCCAAGTTCCAGGAGATCGCGAAGGCGGGCACCAAGGTCGTGAACACCGACATCCCGCAGAGCATGCTCGGCTACTTCACGCAGTTGGCGATGAAGACGAAGGAACTGCCGATGATCAACGTCGAGCTGGTGCCGGACAACGGCGTTGATCCACTCGACCCCGACTACGACTACATCCGTCAGCTGATCGCCGAGGCGCTCGCGCCGCCGCCGACGGAGGAGCCGGCCCCGGCCGAGTAG
- a CDS encoding PH domain-containing protein: MTNVGGAGLPAPGGMPAPAGGQQIAAPAEHVVARVRRHGRMLFWPSILLIAVCGAAGYYAGQMDEEWQSIAILAGAALLVLLGFVLPLLAWLSRRYTITTRRVIVRHGFFVQVRQELMHSRGYDVSVRRSWLQSAFRTGDILINTGLEKPIVLRDVPNADLVQRTLHDLMEANQSYIAARRQQDQATPGDHTIAWGQR; the protein is encoded by the coding sequence ATGACGAACGTCGGTGGAGCTGGACTGCCCGCGCCGGGCGGGATGCCCGCGCCCGCGGGCGGGCAGCAGATCGCCGCGCCGGCTGAGCACGTCGTCGCGCGCGTGCGCCGACACGGCCGGATGCTGTTCTGGCCGTCGATCCTCTTGATCGCCGTGTGCGGGGCTGCCGGCTACTACGCCGGCCAGATGGACGAGGAGTGGCAGAGCATCGCCATCCTCGCCGGGGCCGCGCTGCTCGTGCTGCTCGGCTTCGTTCTGCCGTTGCTGGCCTGGCTGAGCCGCCGTTACACGATCACAACGCGGCGCGTGATCGTGCGGCACGGCTTCTTCGTGCAGGTGCGCCAGGAACTCATGCACAGTCGGGGTTACGACGTGAGCGTGCGCCGCTCGTGGTTGCAGAGCGCCTTCCGCACGGGGGACATCCTGATCAACACGGGGCTCGAGAAGCCGATCGTGCTCCGGGATGTTCCGAACGCCGACCTCGTGCAGCGCACCCTGCACGATCTGATGGAGGCCAACCAGAGCTACATCGCCGCGCGCCGCCAGCAGGATCAGGCCACGCCGGGCGACCACACCATCGCGTGGGGGCAGCGCTAG
- a CDS encoding GtrA family protein has translation MAQLPARFTRARIQAFAVQAAKFGAVGAVGLVVDVAVFNVLRATVLSPEHLASGPIIAKVISTAVAILVNWVGNRFWTFGSQRTGRTVREGVEFFAVSIAGMAISVGCLWFSREVLGYTSLLADNIASNVIGLALGAAFRFLMYRYWVFAPSRALLGGERPAPQLTGS, from the coding sequence ATGGCCCAGCTGCCGGCACGGTTCACCCGGGCTCGCATCCAGGCGTTCGCCGTGCAGGCCGCGAAGTTCGGTGCCGTCGGTGCCGTCGGCCTCGTCGTGGATGTCGCGGTGTTCAACGTGCTGCGCGCGACCGTGCTGAGCCCGGAGCACCTGGCATCCGGTCCGATCATCGCCAAGGTCATCTCGACGGCCGTCGCGATCCTCGTCAATTGGGTCGGCAACCGTTTCTGGACCTTCGGCAGCCAGCGCACCGGTCGCACCGTGCGCGAGGGCGTCGAGTTCTTCGCCGTGAGCATCGCCGGCATGGCCATCTCGGTCGGATGCCTGTGGTTCTCGCGGGAGGTCCTCGGTTACACCTCGCTACTGGCCGACAACATCGCGTCGAACGTCATCGGGCTCGCGCTCGGCGCCGCGTTCCGCTTCCTGATGTACCGGTACTGGGTGTTTGCGCCGAGCAGGGCGCTTCTCGGCGGCGAGCGCCCTGCGCCACAGCTCACCGGCAGCTAG
- the purE gene encoding 5-(carboxyamino)imidazole ribonucleotide mutase translates to MGSDSDWNVMSAAAELLREFGVPFEVEVLSAHRTPEKMIAYGKSAHARGIRVIIAGAGGAAHLPGMLASVTTLPVVGVPVPLGLLDGMDSLLSIVQMPAGVPVATVSIGGAKNAGLIAVKILATADDRLSDALAEYAENLAELVEQKNAALQARL, encoded by the coding sequence ATGGGGTCCGACTCCGACTGGAACGTCATGAGCGCGGCGGCCGAGCTGCTGCGCGAGTTCGGCGTGCCGTTCGAGGTCGAGGTGCTCTCCGCGCACCGCACGCCGGAGAAGATGATCGCATACGGGAAGTCGGCGCACGCGCGCGGCATCCGCGTGATCATCGCCGGGGCCGGCGGCGCGGCGCACCTGCCCGGCATGCTGGCATCCGTCACCACCCTTCCCGTCGTCGGCGTCCCCGTTCCGCTCGGGCTGCTCGACGGCATGGACTCTCTGCTCTCGATCGTGCAGATGCCGGCCGGCGTGCCCGTTGCCACCGTCTCGATCGGCGGCGCCAAGAACGCCGGCCTCATCGCCGTGAAGATCCTCGCGACGGCCGACGACAGGCTGAGCGATGCGCTCGCGGAGTACGCCGAGAACCTCGCCGAGCTCGTCGAACAGAAGAACGCAGCTCTGCAAGCCCGCCTATGA
- a CDS encoding response regulator transcription factor encodes MTVGQEVAVEQKLVRVAIVDDHESVRLGIKAACEAAGYEVVNTAATAQGLIDVIDGRPVDVVVLDLSLGDGSRVTDNVKLAQATGAAVLVHSIADRVASVREALAAGVAGVIPKSSPTTTVMAAIATVARGEVLNNLEWATAIDADRDFAKAQLGRRERDVLHLYASGLPLKLVAGQLGIAHSTAREYLDRIRVKYVEVGRPAPTKVDLLRRAVEDGILPGLDQDGEDGRG; translated from the coding sequence ATGACCGTGGGTCAAGAGGTGGCGGTCGAGCAGAAGCTCGTACGCGTGGCGATCGTCGACGACCACGAGTCGGTACGGCTTGGAATCAAGGCGGCCTGTGAGGCGGCAGGATACGAGGTCGTCAACACGGCGGCGACGGCGCAGGGCCTGATCGATGTGATCGACGGCCGCCCGGTCGACGTCGTGGTGCTCGACCTCTCGCTCGGCGACGGATCACGGGTGACCGACAACGTCAAACTGGCGCAGGCGACCGGCGCGGCCGTGCTCGTGCACAGCATCGCCGACCGCGTCGCCAGCGTGCGCGAGGCGCTCGCTGCCGGTGTCGCCGGCGTCATCCCCAAGTCCTCCCCGACGACGACGGTCATGGCGGCAATCGCCACCGTGGCGCGCGGCGAGGTGCTCAACAACCTCGAATGGGCGACGGCGATCGACGCCGACCGCGACTTCGCCAAGGCCCAACTCGGCCGGCGCGAGCGCGATGTGCTTCACCTCTACGCCTCCGGCCTCCCGCTCAAGCTCGTCGCCGGCCAGCTGGGAATCGCACACTCGACCGCGCGTGAGTACCTCGACCGCATCCGTGTGAAGTACGTCGAGGTCGGGCGCCCCGCGCCGACCAAGGTCGATCTGCTGCGGCGCGCCGTCGAAGACGGCATCCTCCCCGGGCTCGACCAGGACGGCGAGGATGGCCGCGGCTGA
- a CDS encoding 5-(carboxyamino)imidazole ribonucleotide synthase produces the protein MIVGVIGGGQLARMMVPAAVNLGIEIRVLAETEGMAAEIAATGVGDYRDRETVLAFAQTVDVITFDHEHVPQDILRALIEQGTPVHPGPDALLYAQDKLTMRAKLSELGLPVPDWAAIESAEQLGSFLEAHGGRAVVKTPRGGYDGKGVRVVRAAHEVDDWFQALAEDGRGGSLLVEELVEFKRELAQLVARRPSGEIAAWPVVETVQLDGVCSEVIAPAPHSAGKLADVAAEIAVTIANGIGVTGVLAVELFETTDERLLINELAMRPHNSGHWSQDGSTTSQFEQHLRAVLDLPLGGTGTRDPWTVMVNILGGPASGSLADRYASMLAAHPTVKVHNYGKDPRPGRKVGHVNAGGNDLDDVSYQARAAAAFFQD, from the coding sequence ATGATTGTTGGAGTGATCGGTGGGGGCCAGCTGGCCCGGATGATGGTTCCCGCCGCGGTGAACCTCGGCATCGAGATCCGTGTGCTCGCCGAGACCGAGGGCATGGCTGCCGAGATCGCGGCCACCGGCGTCGGCGACTACCGCGACCGCGAAACCGTGCTCGCCTTCGCGCAGACCGTCGATGTCATCACCTTCGACCACGAGCACGTTCCGCAGGACATCCTGCGGGCGCTGATCGAACAGGGCACGCCCGTGCACCCCGGGCCCGACGCGCTGCTCTACGCACAGGACAAGCTGACGATGCGCGCCAAGCTCTCGGAGCTCGGCCTGCCCGTGCCGGACTGGGCGGCGATCGAGAGCGCGGAGCAGCTCGGCAGCTTCCTCGAGGCGCACGGCGGCCGTGCCGTCGTGAAGACCCCGCGCGGCGGCTACGACGGCAAGGGCGTGCGCGTCGTTCGTGCCGCGCACGAGGTCGACGACTGGTTCCAGGCGCTCGCCGAGGACGGTCGAGGCGGATCGCTGCTCGTCGAGGAGCTCGTCGAGTTCAAGCGTGAGCTGGCACAGCTCGTCGCCAGACGCCCGTCCGGCGAGATCGCGGCCTGGCCCGTCGTCGAGACCGTGCAGCTGGACGGCGTGTGCAGCGAGGTCATCGCACCCGCGCCGCACTCGGCAGGCAAGCTGGCGGATGTCGCGGCAGAGATCGCCGTGACGATCGCGAACGGCATCGGAGTCACCGGCGTGCTCGCGGTCGAGCTCTTCGAGACCACCGACGAGCGCCTGCTCATCAACGAACTCGCGATGCGCCCGCACAACAGCGGGCACTGGTCGCAGGACGGCTCCACGACGAGTCAGTTCGAGCAGCACCTGCGCGCCGTGCTCGACCTGCCGCTCGGCGGCACCGGAACGCGCGACCCGTGGACGGTCATGGTCAACATCCTGGGCGGGCCGGCATCGGGCAGCCTCGCCGACCGCTACGCGTCGATGCTCGCGGCTCACCCCACCGTCAAGGTGCACAACTACGGCAAGGACCCGCGCCCCGGCCGCAAGGTCGGTCACGTGAACGCCGGCGGCAACGATCTCGACGATGTGAGCTACCAAGCGCGAGCCGCTGCGGCGTTCTTTCAGGACTGA
- a CDS encoding sensor histidine kinase gives MAAADAVAAEGDITRPAPPLMRANGIKAVSAAKIETIVARAVGVLGVVFGLQSVPIMYGQLPDLDPVWAGAVNIAIFGGLILVAIATLFNRFVRLTTSWVAFAYLLGLLVWPLTVVDAAIFTDQKPWLWFLCTVATACAAVAFPVGWAAAYTLLVPIVYGALRTFPSGGNVDTALAALDAVYAIMLGLVVLIIITMLRQAAAAVDLAQAAALSTYTTAVRQHATELERIEVDAIVHDSVLTTLLSAANARTPADEALAASMATEAIARLDAAGAVIPGDDRVVPVEQLERRLRAAIAAFSAPVSVSVRHTQGLRLPAQVTEALYSAAVQALVNSMQHAGGASTEPAVWRPIRRSLSLAARESGGVRLEIADTGVGFDVEKMPSARIGLRVSILERIAAVGGESSVRSAPGAGTTIVLEWPAENAVVEQGAEA, from the coding sequence ATGGCCGCGGCTGACGCCGTAGCGGCCGAGGGAGACATCACTCGGCCTGCGCCGCCGCTGATGCGGGCCAACGGCATCAAGGCGGTCAGCGCCGCCAAGATCGAGACGATCGTTGCCCGCGCAGTCGGCGTCCTCGGCGTCGTCTTCGGTCTGCAGAGCGTGCCGATCATGTACGGCCAGTTGCCGGACCTCGACCCGGTCTGGGCGGGTGCCGTCAACATCGCCATCTTCGGCGGCCTGATCCTGGTTGCCATCGCGACGTTGTTCAATCGCTTCGTGCGGCTGACGACGAGCTGGGTCGCCTTCGCCTATCTCCTCGGACTCCTGGTCTGGCCGTTGACCGTCGTCGACGCCGCGATCTTCACCGACCAGAAGCCCTGGCTCTGGTTCCTCTGCACGGTGGCGACGGCGTGCGCGGCCGTTGCGTTCCCCGTCGGCTGGGCCGCCGCATACACGTTGCTCGTACCCATCGTGTACGGCGCGCTGCGCACGTTCCCCTCCGGCGGAAACGTCGACACCGCCCTGGCCGCACTCGACGCCGTCTACGCGATCATGCTCGGCCTCGTCGTGCTGATCATCATCACAATGCTGCGGCAGGCGGCAGCCGCCGTCGACCTCGCCCAGGCCGCCGCCCTGAGCACATACACGACAGCCGTGCGGCAGCACGCAACAGAGCTCGAACGCATCGAGGTCGACGCCATCGTGCACGACAGCGTGCTGACCACACTGCTCTCGGCCGCCAACGCACGCACGCCGGCCGACGAGGCGCTCGCCGCCAGCATGGCCACGGAGGCGATCGCCCGACTGGATGCCGCGGGCGCGGTGATCCCCGGGGACGATCGCGTGGTGCCCGTCGAGCAGCTCGAGCGCAGGCTGCGCGCGGCGATCGCCGCCTTCTCCGCGCCGGTCAGCGTGAGCGTGCGCCACACGCAGGGCCTGCGGCTTCCCGCGCAGGTGACGGAGGCGCTCTACTCCGCTGCCGTGCAGGCGCTCGTCAACAGCATGCAGCACGCGGGCGGCGCGTCGACGGAGCCGGCCGTGTGGCGGCCGATCCGGCGCTCTCTCAGCCTCGCGGCCCGCGAATCCGGTGGCGTCCGGCTCGAGATCGCCGACACCGGCGTCGGCTTTGACGTCGAGAAGATGCCGTCGGCGCGCATCGGCCTCCGAGTGTCGATCCTCGAGCGGATCGCGGCCGTCGGCGGCGAATCCAGCGTGCGCAGCGCCCCGGGTGCCGGCACGACGATCGTTCTCGAGTGGCCGGCCGAAAACGCCGTTGTCGAGCAGGGGGCCGAAGCATGA
- a CDS encoding acyl-CoA carboxylase subunit epsilon has translation MAEHTAHETAGTSGEPASLRFVTRHVSEPERAAVTAVLGSVLEQESAMLGQAPGRGASAWQRSQRALRTPIEPGQGRWSRPAL, from the coding sequence ATGGCTGAGCACACCGCACACGAGACCGCAGGAACGAGTGGCGAGCCGGCGAGCCTGCGCTTCGTCACCCGTCACGTCTCCGAGCCGGAGCGCGCGGCCGTCACGGCCGTGCTCGGCTCCGTGCTCGAGCAGGAATCCGCGATGCTCGGGCAGGCGCCGGGCCGCGGGGCCTCGGCCTGGCAGCGCAGCCAGCGTGCGCTGCGCACGCCGATCGAGCCCGGTCAGGGGCGTTGGTCCCGCCCGGCGCTCTGA
- a CDS encoding biotin--[acetyl-CoA-carboxylase] ligase, with amino-acid sequence MQNDHSAAPAAAAFPRSAAAVPRFEALAETGSTNDELVERASGAEAAEWPDLAVLVTDNQTRGRGRLGRTWLAPTGKSLAISVLLRPVVAGGALPLEHFGWFPLLAGAAMTRAVRAVVDSAHELRVAEAVAAGESDVAEAPAVRLKWPNDVQISGYKVSGILSELLPDAAGVVLGAGLNVSLDEHDLPTLTSTSLTLVTRRPVSPDAVLAAYLTELGELYRAFLAAGGDAVASGLHAEVSALCGTLGQDVRVELPGGGELLGTATAIESDGRLRVREQRSGDETSVAAGDVTHLRY; translated from the coding sequence ATGCAGAACGACCACAGCGCCGCTCCGGCAGCGGCGGCGTTTCCGCGCAGCGCCGCCGCCGTCCCCCGCTTCGAGGCGCTGGCCGAGACCGGCTCGACCAACGATGAACTCGTCGAACGGGCCAGCGGTGCCGAGGCGGCTGAATGGCCGGATCTGGCCGTGCTCGTCACCGACAACCAGACGCGTGGGCGCGGACGCCTCGGTCGTACCTGGCTCGCGCCGACGGGCAAGTCGCTGGCGATCTCCGTGTTGCTCCGCCCGGTCGTGGCCGGCGGCGCCCTGCCGCTCGAGCACTTCGGCTGGTTCCCGCTGCTCGCCGGTGCCGCGATGACGCGGGCCGTCAGGGCCGTCGTCGACTCCGCCCACGAGTTGAGGGTGGCCGAGGCGGTCGCCGCCGGAGAGAGCGACGTCGCCGAGGCACCGGCTGTTCGATTGAAATGGCCGAACGACGTGCAGATCTCGGGGTACAAGGTCAGCGGCATCCTGAGCGAGCTGCTGCCGGATGCGGCAGGGGTCGTGCTCGGTGCCGGGCTCAACGTCTCGCTCGATGAGCACGACCTGCCGACGCTCACCTCGACATCGCTCACCCTCGTCACGCGCAGGCCGGTGAGCCCTGATGCCGTGCTCGCGGCGTATCTCACGGAGCTCGGCGAGCTCTACCGAGCCTTCCTCGCTGCGGGTGGGGACGCCGTCGCCAGCGGCCTGCACGCCGAGGTGAGCGCGCTCTGCGGCACGCTCGGCCAGGATGTGCGGGTCGAGTTGCCTGGCGGTGGAGAACTTCTGGGCACGGCGACCGCGATCGAATCGGACGGCCGGCTGCGCGTTCGGGAGCAGCGCAGTGGCGATGAGACGTCTGTCGCGGCTGGAGATGTGACGCATCTGCGGTATTAA
- a CDS encoding class I SAM-dependent RNA methyltransferase, protein MGNRARSAASARPKGAASPGTRAERKPAGPNVGTEVELDVTNVAHGGVFVARSEGRVIFVSDTLPGETVRARITDDGHASFWRAETVEVLSAAPERREHIWAEAALSRDPSERAGGAEFGHITMDKQRDLKRAVLVDSLQRFAKLGSDVTDAITVETIAPASDAPANAAEDGTGWRTRVRLQVDGDGRVGPYASRSHNVVHVDSLPLATSSVAETAPLTQRFPGAAYVDVIAPSADATRIVVVERDAKGRPARSASETVYEVVNERTFGLSAGGFWQVHANAADTLYRAVQASIDEAEFDPRAANLDLYGGVGLLAAAVGDRFGETVRITTVESDAVATDHAAENLAEWVGASAITDRVDRYLARIGRDASATERARLQAATVVLDPPRAGAGRAVIDSLAALRPRQLIYVACDPVALSRDIGLLAGHGYELASLNAYDLFPNTHHVEAVARLVPTR, encoded by the coding sequence ATGGGTAATCGAGCACGTTCCGCAGCATCCGCACGGCCGAAGGGCGCAGCGTCGCCCGGCACTCGAGCCGAGCGCAAGCCGGCCGGGCCGAACGTCGGCACCGAGGTCGAGCTCGACGTCACCAACGTAGCCCACGGCGGCGTCTTCGTCGCCCGCAGCGAGGGCCGGGTGATCTTCGTCAGCGACACCCTCCCGGGCGAGACGGTGCGCGCACGCATCACGGATGACGGCCACGCCAGCTTCTGGCGTGCGGAGACGGTCGAGGTGCTGAGCGCCGCGCCGGAGCGTCGCGAGCACATCTGGGCCGAGGCCGCACTCAGCCGCGACCCATCCGAGCGAGCGGGCGGCGCCGAGTTCGGCCACATCACCATGGACAAGCAGCGCGATCTGAAGCGCGCCGTGCTGGTCGACTCGCTGCAGCGCTTCGCGAAGCTCGGCAGCGACGTCACCGACGCGATCACCGTCGAGACCATCGCCCCTGCCAGCGACGCCCCGGCGAATGCGGCTGAGGACGGCACCGGCTGGCGCACCCGCGTGCGGCTCCAGGTCGACGGGGACGGCCGTGTCGGCCCGTACGCGTCCCGCTCGCACAATGTCGTCCACGTCGACTCCCTCCCGCTCGCCACCTCGAGCGTCGCCGAGACCGCCCCCCTCACGCAGCGTTTCCCCGGTGCGGCCTACGTCGATGTGATCGCGCCGAGCGCCGACGCCACCCGCATCGTCGTCGTCGAGCGCGATGCCAAGGGGCGACCGGCGCGGTCGGCATCCGAAACCGTCTACGAGGTCGTGAACGAGCGCACGTTCGGGCTCTCGGCCGGTGGCTTCTGGCAGGTGCACGCGAACGCGGCGGACACCCTCTACCGTGCGGTGCAGGCGAGCATCGATGAGGCCGAGTTCGACCCGCGGGCCGCCAACCTGGACCTCTACGGCGGCGTCGGCCTGCTCGCGGCGGCCGTCGGTGACCGCTTCGGCGAGACCGTGCGCATCACGACCGTCGAGTCGGATGCCGTCGCAACCGACCACGCGGCCGAGAACCTCGCGGAGTGGGTGGGCGCCTCCGCGATCACCGACCGCGTCGACCGCTACCTGGCCCGCATCGGACGTGACGCCAGCGCAACAGAGCGCGCCAGGCTGCAGGCGGCGACCGTCGTGCTCGACCCGCCCCGCGCCGGAGCCGGCCGTGCGGTCATCGACTCGCTCGCGGCCCTGCGCCCGCGCCAGCTGATCTACGTTGCCTGCGACCCCGTCGCCCTGTCCCGTGACATCGGCCTGCTCGCCGGGCACGGCTACGAGCTCGCCAGCCTGAACGCCTACGATCTGTTCCCGAACACCCACCACGTCGAGGCGGTCGCCCGACTGGTGCCGACACGCTGA